The nucleotide window atatctttgcggcattggatcagtctcctttcaagaacaggcaagaactttctagcctcgcgtcagcagcgcatatacctaaaaacaacaggcggatggcgggcgggtgcggttttgaaaatggTTTTGGATGGCGGGcagatcaagcgttttgtgatgcggttgcggatgaaataatagcccatccgcgcatctctagagCTTACCTCTCCcgaaataagtgttttttgtgaATGACAGGGTCGTTAAGACTGACAAAAAGATCTCTCActtacacagcactacaaagcTACTCTCTGTGATACTTTAACTGGAGCTGGACACTAAAAAAATGGGCAAAAACGTTTTTATTCCCATTCTGAGTCTAAGTCCACAAGGATACTCTCAAAAAACAGTtacaatgtttttattctgCTTCTGAGACAAGTCCAAATGGGCTTAGTAAAAAAAACGGccaaaaacgtttttatttcCATTCTGTGCCTAAATGTGGATGGACTTAGTCTCAAAAACggtgaaaatgtttttattcttcttctaGGCCCTTGTTTCCATCCTCCAGAGTGGGCAGGATGTCCTCAGAAGGTGTCCGAAAATAGTGCATGGTCGTCGGACTGACCGTCGGTTTCATATGTTTTTTAGTGGATCAATTCTTGGCATGTATGGATAAACTCTGAATATGATGCGTGGCCTTTGACctttggggggtggtggggcggCGGGTGACTCCTAAAGCTTACAGGGCATCTGCCTTCAGAGACACATATGACATGTCCCTgtttggtgaaatgtttcatctgtgtgtttgtttgtgctgatgGCTCTTTAAAGGATAGGGATGAGGACTCCAAAAGCGTGAAATGACCCAttttggtgaaatgtttcatatgtgttttttagtgctgatttttgtttttgttgtgtagctGTTTTGCAACTTGTTCTAGCTTGTGTAACTTAAATTGAGGTTCTGTGGTGATATCCTGTTTCTTATCTTTAGAGATATATCAATTAAAAATCTTATTCATTCTAGAGGACTGCTGAGGTTTCTCTCATTTTGGTAAACTTCAACACActtgcagactttttccaagattggctttttttccaaagacagagatacactttcaagatattttattaacatttgcacttcacattttgattcatcatttcaatcacacattccccaaggtctggaaaataaataattgtgtctgtacataaatggatgcatttcattcacacacagagcaactgtGGAACTGCAATGCATTTTTGGATAATTTCTTCAAGTGAAACCAGTTTGACTGGTCCTTCCACAAAAGATGTGAAACCAATTTGAATGGCCCATTTACAATTTCTGAAGCAGCACATGACTAAAGGGGTGGGGCTTAGTGTATTctccaaccgcaccactcagtccgattagggcacccgtttcggcctcagacgcgacgttgtcccgctgctctggagctccgggaagacttccagaccgttggcgaccaaccgcaccactcagtccgattaggggacccatttcggaatTTGAGTTGATCTGAAATACGAGGGGTGGGGATGAAACTGAGGCCCCTCTCCAGCAGCTGAGTTTCCGTTTCTGACAGATGGAAGATGGTGGATAGGTTCAGAATGTTAGATTCCTGGGGACGGGGGTGTCCCTGTTGGGACTTAGTCCCCGCCCGAAGTTTAACTGATCCAgcctgtgaagatgtgaatggcaccttcattgttttaaaccatgttttaaaagatgcacatattcctgtctggctgttagccgtaatagtctgcagctgtggctcataggctaattgagccacacccattctggtgctccttaagaagGCCAGGGTtttagactggagggaggcttgagttgtgcaagtgactcgacggttgtgctatgtgtttaaagtaaaaatatgctttttaacaacaaccTTGTGCGTCgagaaaactctttttcacatttggtggcagtggtgggatgaTTCCTCTAGCTGAGTGGAGGGGACccacatttcggaaaatattgtttgaggagCTTCATGGTGGAAGCCGCAGGGAAGGGTGAGCAGGTAGACGAAGAGACCTGCTGGGAGGGGAGATCACTGGTGGAGTTGAACTGCTGTCCTTTGGGGTTGGCCAATGCCTGAAGGAGGAATAGCTCGGGAACTCCTTGTTGCTGACGTGAGCCATGTGGGGAGCTATTGCCAAGCCTTAACAGAACAGCAGTGGCGGAGGACAGTAATGGCTGAGGACTTCCTGATGACATCCCGTGGAGGACCAGTCTGCAGCCCAGGGaaagtgctcagaggccaagttATTTGCTGGAACTGCAGAGGCCTGAGCGGATTTTGCAGgtggtctggaggtctggatGGAGGAAGTCTCAGAGCTGGGCCTGTGTACTGTGAAGAGTGCAGTGTTTGGCCAAGAAGGAGTGATCTTGGAATGAAGATTGGCGGTCACCAGAGAGACTCTTTGAACTGTTTATTTAATACTTATTACTTGCacaatattttacctttttttatcTACTGCGCTTGGAACCGTGTTTGCAAGCTtaaaagagggggaaggagatgtgaatggcatcttcagtgttttaaaccatgttttaaaagatgcacatattcctgtctggctgttagccatAATAGTCTaataggctaattgagccacacccattctggtgctccttaagaagGCCAGAGttttaggccccgtttacacaaggacgcttgcgggtgaaaacgacaaaatttttatcggaagtgcctttcgtttagacggtgacagcgtttttggggcatgaaaacgcataaatctgaaaccaccctccagggtggaaaagttgaatacgctccgccttagcgtttccgtctaaacggccaagacgcaaaacactgctcagatctgctcacgttgcgtacgcgtttacgtcacatacatgtgccagtacaacaaacatgtcagattatttcaatgcatcggaccttcaagctgctctggcagctctaacaagtaTACAGGAGtttttccacgaaatgtacaggatatttacagatagtattactgaacagagaaggatctttttggtttttggcgacacggataagagaaggaagattctacgcatgcgttcagacatggctcagacacttttgcgtcaccgtatgcacgcagatttcctctcctctaaacgcggaataaaaagtgaagactcaacgccacttttgcgtcttctgttcagacagtcatcgtgtaaacgtagccttagaattgagggaggcttgagttgtgcaagtgactcgacggttgtgctgtgttaagtaaaaatatgctttttaacaacaaccaTGTGCGTCGAGGAAACTCTTTTTCCCACAGCCAATGTTGAAGTGCGTGTGATGCAGTGTCTGCTGTCCAATGTATGTCGTCATGAGTTGTGTGAAATTCAGAATGGTGTATTTCGAAAAGTGTGTATTTTATAGTGATGAATGAATTAAGGCGTGTTAATAGGGTCTGATGTGGTGCAGATAAATTACGTGAGAAATTAATGAGGGTTGTTTATGCCAACCGATAAAACAATGAGTTTGGTGTCCGGTCTTACTTTTGGGATACGGGCTGAATTCGAATCGCCCATGATGTTTATGGATTTTCTAATCGGGAGGGACCACATAGTGGCTTTGCGATTCGTGTAGGGGTGTATGCGGGGCTGGTGATAAGAAGAACTGAGTAGTGAGTGATCCGGAattctgtctgggtgatccggatacgactggtcctctccaacccacgtcaccttcctgttgtcctcagacagagagaggagtctgccggccgtgttggggtccagtgtgaggtcacaggcatctgagggagaaccagacatgatgaggaatttcaaagagatgatggagtgatttgactcagaagtgacatcaggcattggcagcgcgagatgtgcagaacaagttaaacttctagctcagtaacatcaacacctaagaaagaaggtaagaaagatagtcggaaaactttgatttgcaaggcaagcaggcaagtgttgggcttgttacagtagcctatatagccttcaatgcggtgaaatttcggaattaataggctcgatctttcattttgcaaaaaaaaaaaaacacagtaggctatattaccatattaaaatggtgtaccaaattgcgttttattacaatgataaaaaagtgtaggcctactagcctatggtaaggtcaggtttgccgatgtgcttggctattttaaagtttctccctgtgcatcgatcggagacagacgtcacttcactgataatattctggggataggctacaacatagccaataggctttcatactagggactttatcctttaaatatctttgcggcattggatcagtctcctttcaagaacaggcaagaactttctagcctcgcgtcagcagcgcatatacctaaaaacaacaggcggatggcgggcgggtgcggttttgaaaatggTTTTGGATGGCGGGcagatcaagcgttttgtgatgcggttgcggatgaaataatagcccatccgcgcatctctagagCTTACCTCTCCcgaaataagtgttttttgtgaATGACAGGGTCGTTAAGACTGACAAAAAGATCTCTCActtacacagcactacaaagcTACTCTCTGTGATACTTTAACTGGAGCTGGACACTAAAAAAATGGGCAAAAACGTTTTTATTCCCATTCTGAGTCTAAGTCCACAAGGATACTCTCAAAAAACAGTtacaatgtttttattctgCTTCTGAGACAAGTCCAAATGGGCTTAGTAAAAAAAACGGccaaaaacgtttttatttcCATTCTGTGCCTAAATGTGGATGGACTTAGTCTCAAAAACggtgaaaatgtttttattcttcttctaGGCCCTTGTTTCCATCCTCCAGAGTGGGCAGGATGTCCTCAGAAGGTGTCCGAAAATAGTGCATGGTCGTCGGACTGACCGTCGGGGATCGGGAGGGTATGTCATGGAGGACTTTCGCACATATGCTGACGCATCAGCACCTGTGGTGAACAcctaaaaataatgtttaaaaatagaaaaaaacatcaGAGATTGTGAGGCTTGGTTCCTAACATCTCCCCAAATAGTTTTCATGCAGATTCATATGATATATTTCACAATTTAAGCAAAATCAAAAATTGGTCTGCATCGTGCTTTGCTTTGTCAACAATGGCATTAACATCGGCATCAGAGCCATCCTTCAAGCATACCCTCCGCAAATGGACAGACAGGCTTGCTTGTGTTTTGAGACAGCGTGGACAGAGCAAGTAGTGCCTGTTTGCTGTTTTACttgaattagaaaaaaaaggcaTTACTTAGCAGGGCATTACATACAAGGCATTACAAAgcatggaatgtaaaaaggagAATGGTACTATATcaaatattacaaaataatagtAAGTAATACCCCTATACAATTTTCAGTATgtgaagagagaaaataattcagATATTACTTTTTTGTAGATCATGAAGAGCTGAGTGTATTTTATATCTACAGATCATATCAacatattttgataaaaaataaaagaaaggctTACCTTTGATGCATTTAAGATTCTTCACCATGAAATTCCAGTATTTATAATGCCTGTTGCATAAAGCTCCTCCCCCCACAAGCTATTGTTGCAAGCTGAAAGGGGCGTGTTCTTACCTGTGTTTTTGAAGATGTGTATCTCATTTTGGTTAAACTTCAGCAAActtgcagactttttccaagaTTGGCTTTTTCTCCACATTTgattcatcatttcaatcacaCATTCCCCAATGTCTGGAAAAGATAATAATTGTGTCTGTAcataaatggatgcatttcattcacacacagagcaactgtGGAACTGCAATGCAGTTTTGCATAATTTCTTCAAGTGAAACCAGTTTGAATGGCCCTTCCCCAAAAGATGTGAAACCAATTTGAATGGGCTATTTACAATTTCTAAAGCAGCACATGAATAAAGGGGTGGGGCTTCACTGCACTGGGGCTCTGTTAACCAATGAGCAAAGACTTTGGCATTATAAATACTGGACTGATTTTGAAAGAATTCACTCTCAGAAATTTCTGAAGCAAGAAGGTTCCTGCCACTTCCCACATAAATCTACCAGCTGAAATCTACTGAACTTCCGAAGAGCATATTCCTTGGCCATCCATTGAATCAAAAGCAATTCTAATTGCTGCCTTCTACTTCTAAAGCGCTGTTATTCCTTGGCAATAGCCTTTAAAAGCAATTTTAATTGCTATTTCTGATCAAGAAGGGTTTTCTCttcaaaaagcctttttaatttGCTATATTTGATTTGACAATTCTGCCTAGAGAACTAAAGCTTACATTCTTaatttgctaaatttgatttgaCCATTCTGCCTAGAGAGCTAAAGCTTACATTCTTAAAGGTTATTGTTCTAATTTGTCTTTCTTCTGAACAGCCGTAATTCTTCCAGAGATTCATCTTCACTCACTGTCTCATCTTAAGAAATGGCTGGGGAAAAGTAAGTAATATTTAATGcctctgtttatatatatatatatatatatatatatatatatatatatatatatatatatatatatatagtgtaatTGCTCATGAAGTATTaccatgttttaaatgttttgttgtgACGACTTCTGAATGAACGTATTTCTTTTCTATTACCAGGAAATCTGCAGCTGCACATAGACACTATCTACTCTGTCCAGTTTGTTTGAGGACCCAAGACTCTCTATCCTGTCACCTGCGCAGAGTCTGCATGAAGGATAAGACACCACCAGTGATCCTAGAGGTGGTTGAAAAGGCCAAGAAAGATGTGTGTGACCTCCTGAAGAATGGACGGGCTTTTAGTTATGCAGTCCTGAAGCAAATCGTCTCATCACCAAATCCAATCGAAGGATTGATTGAGGAGCTGAAATACCATCACTTGTTTGTGACAGgagtccctcctcctctgcccattGGTAATCCAAGGTTGGTCACCGAAACCCTTTCTGAATGCCCTGGGGAGGCACCCGGAGAGACAGAGCCATCTGATGTGGAATCTTGCGGCAGCAATGAGCTTTTTCAATGTAGACAAGAGAAAACGTATACCAAAGACAAAATGGTGAAAGCGAAGGATTTAGGCATTTTGAAAAAGCATTCAGCAGATCATCCATTGCTCAAGCGCTTTGCAGACTACCTAAAGAATGATTACGAAAATGCAAAGTACCAACAGGAGGTTGACACTGTTTCCCGGTACCTGTATTTTGCTGATCCTACGGAACCATCTTTGAAGTTTGTCAATGACAGAGAGAAGCTCAGAGACTTCCTGGGTCAACAGGCTAAGGCAGGGTATAAGGCACAAACATCAGGAAATTACATCAAGTGCTTGAAAAGGTTCTTGGAGTTCCACTTGACAAGGACCGGCTTGAGACAGGATGACAGGGAGCTCTACAAGCAGTGCACGTTATATTTGAGTTTTTTAACTTCTTCACAGAGTGTCCTCTCTAAGCAAGCGAGCAAAGAAATTGTGCAAAAGAGGCATGCCTTGTTGTTTGACAAAAGTCAACCCACACCTCGTGAATGCTTGGCTGTTCTTGATAAAGGTGAAGGTGACTTAGTGAAAATCATGAATCAACTTGATGACAGTTCTTCTTCCTCCCTGAGTAGGACTGAGTGCATATTTGTGCTATACTATCTTGAGGCAATTGTCATACTAAGACACTGCCAACGGCCATGTGTGGTGCAGAGCATGAAGGTGAGTGTTACTGCTCTATTGTGCTCTTATGTGCTCTATTGATAAATTTACCCTGACATTTTAGCCTTACATTTCCTAATCAATGGCATATCCTCTTTTTGTTACAGGTCAAGGAATGGCTTGAACGGAAACACGCAGATGATGATTCAATCGTTTTTGTAAAGGACCACAAGACGGCTGCACATTTCTCAATTGTCCTGTccaagaaggaggaggcgtggttTGAGAAATATTACAACAAAGTGCGGCCACAGCTCCTTGCTGGCGAAAGGAAACGTAAGCGAGATGAGCAGGATGAAAAGGATGGAGatgattttttctttgtgtcctCCCGCGGTAAGCCAATTAACAATGCAGCTGGTGATCTGATAAAGCTCCAGCAAAAGTGCAACGTCCCCCAGGTGAGCAGCCAGGTTGTACGGAGGGTATTTCAGACAGCAGCTAACCGCCTGGATGACCCTCAGAAGAAAGCAGTTTTTGACTACCTGGGATGAGGACTCCAAAATCGTACCATGACCCGTTTGGTGAGATGTTTCATATGTTTTTTAGTGGATCAATTCTTGGCATGTATGGATAAACTCTGAATATGATGCGTGGCCTTTGACctttggggggtggtggggcggCGGGTGACTCCTAAAGCTTACAGGGCATCTGCCTTCAGAGACACATATGACATGTCCCTgtttggtgaaatgtttcatctgtgtgtttgtttgtgctgatgGCTCTTTAAAGGATAGGGATGAGGACTCCAAAAGCGTGAAATGACCCAttttggtgaaatgtttcatatgtgttttttagtgctgatttttgtttttgttgtgtagctGTTTTGCAACTTGTTCTAGCTTGTGTAACTTAAATTGAGGTTCTGTGGTGATATCCTGTTTCTTATCTTTAGAGATATATCAATTAAAAATCTTATTCATTCTAGAGGACTGCTGAGGTTTCTCTCATTTTGGTAAACTTCAACACActtgcagactttttccaagattggctttttttccaaagacagagatacactttcaagatattttattaacatttgcacttcacat belongs to Gadus morhua chromosome 13, gadMor3.0, whole genome shotgun sequence and includes:
- the LOC115556647 gene encoding uncharacterized protein LOC115556647 encodes the protein MKDKTPPVILEVVEKAKKDVCDLLKNGRAFSYAVLKQIVSSPNPIEGLIEELKYHHLFVTGVPPPLPIGNPRLVTETLSECPGEAPGETEPSDVESCGSNELFQCRQEKTYTKDKMVKAKDLGILKKHSADHPLLKRFADYLKNDYENAKYQQEVDTVSRYLYFADPTEPSLKFVNDREKLRDFLGQQAKAGYKAQTSGNYIKCLKRFLEFHLTRTGLRQDDRELYKQCTLYLSFLTSSQSVLSKQASKEIVQKRHALLFDKSQPTPRECLAVLDKGEGDLVKIMNQLDDSSSSSLSRTECIFVLYYLEAIVILRHCQRPCVVQSMKVKEWLERKHADDDSIVFVKDHKTAAHFSIVLSKKEEAWFEKYYNKVRPQLLAGERKRKRDEQDEKDGDDFFFVSSRGKPINNAAGDLIKLQQKCNVPQVSSQVVRRVFQTAANRLDDPQKKAVFDYLG